In one window of Candidatus Hydrogenedentota bacterium DNA:
- a CDS encoding polyprenyl synthetase family protein → MTDNGMKERRAALVALIEEALDARLPGADTEPVRVHRAMRHAVNGGGKRLRPLLSLSVAEMLGLDPRDCLDAACAVETAHTASLILDDLPCMDNAAERRGRPCTHKEYGAATAILAALALLSESFHLVASNAERLGGPERAVAAVALLRDALGTHGLVGGQHLDLLHTGGAPVSLETLTSIHGEKAGALFVASALLPGVLSGLDAAGLDALRRFASRLGLAFQISDDLIDARHGGEDAGKCTFASLLGADGAASEVDRLVDGALEALAPWGAAAAALQRMAEYVRTRKN, encoded by the coding sequence TTGACTGACAACGGCATGAAAGAGCGCCGGGCCGCCCTGGTGGCCCTCATTGAGGAGGCCCTTGACGCGCGCCTGCCCGGCGCCGACACGGAGCCCGTGCGCGTGCACCGGGCGATGCGCCACGCCGTGAACGGCGGCGGCAAGCGGCTGCGCCCGCTGCTTTCGCTCTCCGTGGCGGAGATGCTGGGCCTGGACCCGCGGGACTGCCTGGATGCCGCCTGTGCCGTGGAGACGGCCCACACGGCGTCGCTCATTCTGGACGATCTGCCCTGCATGGACAACGCCGCCGAGCGGCGCGGCAGGCCCTGCACCCACAAGGAGTACGGCGCCGCCACGGCGATTCTCGCCGCCCTGGCCCTGCTTTCCGAGTCCTTTCACCTGGTCGCGTCCAATGCGGAGCGGCTGGGCGGGCCGGAGCGCGCCGTCGCCGCCGTGGCCCTGCTCCGCGATGCCCTGGGAACCCATGGCCTCGTCGGGGGGCAGCATCTGGACCTGCTCCACACGGGCGGCGCGCCGGTCTCCCTGGAGACGCTTACGAGCATCCATGGGGAGAAAGCGGGCGCGCTCTTTGTGGCCTCGGCCCTCCTGCCCGGCGTGCTCTCCGGACTGGACGCGGCGGGGCTGGACGCCCTGCGCCGTTTCGCCTCGCGCCTGGGTCTGGCTTTCCAGATTTCAGATGACCTCATAGACGCCCGCCACGGCGGGGAAGACGCGGGGAAATGCACCTTCGCATCGCTCCTTGGTGCGGACGGCGCGGCATCGGAGGTGGACCGGCTGGTGGACGGCGCGCTGGAGGCGCTGGCGCCCTGGGGCGCCGCCGCAGCCGCCCTGCAACGGATGGCGGAATATGTCAGAACCAGAAAAAACTGA
- a CDS encoding glycosyltransferase family 2 protein, producing the protein MSYPLTHVLVINWNGREHLEDCFSSLLESGGGNYRFVLVDNASTDGSADFVRGRFGQDPRVEVLSLPENLGWSGGNNAGIRAAMAAGADYVFLLNNDTRVAPDALQRVVELAESDPSIGVVAPRMALFGQPFVLNSTGVVCSRAGACWDIGAGRVDGPRWHRHEPVIAACGGACLLRVRALHETGLLPEAFSIYLDDVDLCLRMWDAGHRVLPCPEAVVEHKFSASMGEGARARQKYYLATRNRFYLFLRNLPAEGFVKLLPWMLLAEAKAVGRALLDRRWWAAAAHVRAWAALPAFLPEAGRHRREWRTKGFSKGRFLPMLHRERLFCPEVALPRDGWYPSRTVNGETVQPMSARAWRDVAGGRLRVLSVNCYPSLGPTRVRMEMDGRVLGTVACAERAEMTLDVPAGRLELIAETLHCAEDTGGVADFGGWLRVEPHDTGEHSGNTRPDNLRETLIP; encoded by the coding sequence ATGAGTTACCCCCTGACACATGTCCTGGTCATCAACTGGAACGGCCGGGAGCATTTGGAGGACTGTTTCTCCTCGCTGCTGGAAAGCGGGGGCGGGAACTACCGGTTTGTGCTGGTGGACAACGCCAGCACGGACGGGTCGGCGGATTTTGTGCGCGGTCGCTTCGGCCAAGACCCCCGCGTGGAGGTGCTGTCCCTGCCGGAAAACCTTGGCTGGAGCGGCGGAAACAACGCGGGCATCCGGGCGGCCATGGCGGCGGGCGCCGACTATGTGTTCCTGCTGAACAACGACACCCGCGTCGCACCGGACGCCCTTCAGCGCGTGGTGGAACTGGCCGAGTCCGACCCCTCCATCGGCGTGGTCGCCCCCAGAATGGCGCTTTTCGGCCAGCCTTTTGTGCTGAATTCAACGGGGGTGGTGTGCAGCCGGGCCGGGGCCTGCTGGGACATCGGCGCGGGCCGGGTGGACGGTCCCCGCTGGCACCGGCATGAGCCGGTCATCGCCGCGTGCGGCGGCGCGTGCCTGCTCCGCGTGCGGGCACTCCACGAAACCGGCCTGCTGCCGGAGGCATTCAGCATTTACCTCGACGACGTGGACCTGTGCCTGCGCATGTGGGACGCGGGACACCGCGTGCTGCCCTGTCCGGAGGCGGTGGTGGAGCACAAATTCAGCGCCTCGATGGGGGAGGGCGCCCGCGCCCGGCAGAAATATTACCTCGCCACGCGGAACCGGTTTTACCTGTTCCTGCGCAACCTCCCGGCGGAGGGTTTTGTGAAACTGCTGCCGTGGATGCTCCTGGCCGAGGCGAAGGCCGTAGGCCGCGCCCTGCTTGACCGGCGCTGGTGGGCCGCCGCGGCCCATGTCCGGGCGTGGGCGGCGCTGCCCGCATTCCTGCCCGAAGCGGGCCGGCACCGGCGGGAATGGCGGACAAAGGGGTTTTCCAAAGGCCGGTTCCTGCCCATGCTTCACCGGGAACGCCTTTTCTGCCCGGAAGTGGCGCTGCCCCGGGACGGCTGGTACCCCTCCCGGACGGTAAACGGGGAAACCGTTCAGCCCATGAGCGCGCGCGCCTGGCGCGATGTCGCGGGGGGGCGGTTGCGGGTTCTTTCGGTGAATTGCTATCCTTCCCTCGGCCCCACACGGGTCCGCATGGAGATGGACGGGCGTGTGCTGGGGACGGTGGCGTGTGCGGAGCGGGCCGAAATGACGCTGGACGTTCCGGCGGGAAGGCTTGAACTGATTGCTGAAACCCTCCACTGCGCGGAGGACACGGGCGGCGTGGCCGATTTCGGCGGCTGGCTCCGTGTGGAGCCCCACGACACCGGGGAGCATTCCGGGAACACCCGCCCGGACAACCTTCGGGAAACCCTAATCCCTTGA